The genomic segment ATGATCACCGGAACGGTGATCACCAGGATCTTCAGGATGATCCAGATCAGCGCGCCGATGTCACCGAGGCCAAGCAGCCACTGGTGCAGCGGGTCGACCGCGTTCAACAGCAATTCGTTCATGCAGCCACCACCGTTACGCGAGCGGCACCCAGCGGCGCGGTCGCGCCGTGGCCCGATTCAATCCAGACCGAACCCGCAGCGACGCGGGCGTCGACCACCACCGGCAGGGTGGCCTTGCCGGCATCGGTGCCGACCTTGGCCATCTGCCCTTCCTGCAGCTGCAGGCGAGCGGCATCTTCAGCGTTCAGCACGATGCGCGGGGCGTTGTTGAGCGGATGCGACTGCAGCGCCGGGGCGCGACGGACCACCGCATCGGTGCGGTAGATCGCGGCGGTCGAAGCCACTTCCAGGCCTTCGCCGGCCACCGCCGGCTGCGCCGAAGCGGCAACGCTGACCGACACCGGGGCCAGGCTGGCGCGCAGGCCGGCCAGGTCGGTGAAGTCGAAACCGGCCAGCGCCATTTCGCCGCCCAGTGCGCGCAGCACGCGCCAGCCTTCACGCGCCTCGCCCGGCAGCTTGCCGCCGGCACGGGCCGACTGCTCGCGACCATCGAGGTTGGTCAGGGTGGCGTCGATTTCCGGCAGCGCGCCGATCGGCAGGATCACATCGGCGACGTCGCGGGTGGAGACACAGGCGAACTGGCTGAAGGCCACCACCTTGGCACCGACCAGCGCCTTGCGCGCAGCCGGAGCATCGGCGAAGTCCAGGCCCGGCTCCAGGCCGTACACCACGTAGGCCTGGCGCGGCTGCGCCAGCATCGCGGCGACGTCCTTGCCGGCCGGCAGCACGCCGGCACGGGTCAGGCCAACGGCATTGGCGCCCTGCGGGATGCGGCACAGCTTGGCACCGGTGGCGGCAGCGAAGTCACGCGCGGCGGCGCGGATCGCGGCAGCCTGCGGGTGGTTCTCGGCGATGCCGCCGACGATCAACACGGTGTTGTTGCCGCCCTGCACTGCCGAACGCAGCTCGGCGTTGGCCAGCGCGTCGACGAACTTCGACGGCGCGACGATCTGCTTGCCGGCAATGCTGAAGGCAAAGTCGAAGTCCACCGGGTTGACGACGTGGATCTTGGCGCCATTAGTGGTCTGCGCCTTGCGCAGGCGGGCGTGCAGCAGCGGCAGTTCGTGGCGGATGTTGCTGCCCAGAACGACGATGCGGTCGGCGCCTTCGATCTCGGCCAGCGGCAGGCCGAACACTTCGGCGGTTGCGGCGTCGGAGAAATCGCGGTTGTTGATGCGGTGGTCGATGTTGCTCGAACCCAGGCCCTTGGCCAGGCGGGCCAGCAGCGCGCCTTCCTCGTTCGAGGTCGACGGATGCACCAGCACGCCCAGGTTGTCGCCCTGGTTGGCCTTGAGGATTTCGGCGGCCGCGGCCAGGCCTTCGGCCCAGCTCACTTCCTTCCACTCGCCATTGACCTTGCGCAGCGGCTTGACCGCACGGTCTTCGCTGTACAGGCCCTGGTGAGAGTAGCGGTCACGGTCGGACAGCCAGCATTCGTTGACGGCTTCGTTGTCGCGCGGCACGGTGCGCAGCACTTCGCCGCGACGCACGTGCAGGAACAGGTTCGAACCCATCGCGTCGTGGTAACCCAGCGACTCGCGTGCGGTCAGTTCCCACGGACGGGCGCGGAACTGGAACACCTTGTTGGTCAGCGCACCGACCGGGCAGACGTCGACGACGTTGCCGGACAGTTCGGTGGTCAGCGGCTTGCCGTCGTAGGTACCGATCTGCAGGTTCTCGCCGCGGTACATGCCACCCAGTTCATAGGTGCCAGCCACGTCGGCGGTGAAGCGCACGCAGCGCGTGCACTGGATGCAGCGGGTCATTTCGGTGGCGACCAGCGGACCCATGTCCTCGTCCGGCACCACGCGCTTGCGCTCGTTGAAGCGGCTGACCGAACGGCCATAGCCCAGCGACACGTCCTGCAGCTCGCACTCGCCGCCCTGATCGCAGATCGGGCAGTCCAGCGGGTGGTTGATGAGCAGGAACTCCATCACCGAGCGCTGGAACTTCAGTGCCTTCTCGCTACGGGTGGCGACCTTCATGCCGTCCATCACCGGAGTGGCGCAGGCCGGCGCCGGCTTCGGCGACTTCTCCACGTCCACCAGGCACATGCGGCAGTTGGCGGCGATCGGCAACTTCTCGTGGTAGCAGAAGCGCGGAATCGAAATGCCGGCCTTGTCGGCGGCCTGGATGATCATCGAGCCCTTGGGCACGACCAGCGACTTGCCATCGATCTCGATGGTGACGTGATCGGGTGGGACGCTCGGATTTACGGGTTGCGCGCTCATGCAGCGGCTGCCTCCACCTTCTTGCCGTCAACCATCGAATGACCGTTGACGATGTAGTACTCGAACTCGTCCCAGAACTGGCGCAGGAAGCCCTGGATGGGCCATGCAGCCGCTTCGCCGAACGCACAGATGGTGTGGCCTTCGATCTGGCCGGCCACTGCCTTCAGCTGGTGCAGGTCTTCCATCGTGGCCTTGCCGGCGACGATGCGCTCCAGCACGCGGTGCATCCAGCCGGTGCCTTCACGGCACGGGGTGCACTGGCCGCAGGATTCCTTGTGGAAGAACTGGCTGATGCGGCAGGCGAACTTGACGCAGCAGACGCTGTCATCGAGCACCACGACGGCGCCCGAACCCAGGCCCGAGCCCAGGGCACGGATGGTGTCGTAGTCCATCGGCAGGCCCTTCAGCTCGGCCGCGGTCAGCACCGGCATCGACACGCCACCCGGAATCGCGCCCTTCAGGGTGCGGCCCGGACGCAGGCCACCGGCCATTTCCAGCAGGTCGTCGAAGGTGGTGCCCAACGGCACTTCGAAGTTGCCGCCGTTCTGTACGCAACCGGACACCGAGAAGCACTTCGGGCCGCCGTTGGCGGTCAGGCTCAGGCCCTTGAACCACTCCGGGCCGTTGCGGATGATCGCCGGCACCGAACCGTAGGTTTCGGTGTTGTTGATCGTCGACGGCTTGCCGTACAGGCCGAAGTTCGCCGGGAACGGCGGCTTGTAGCGCGGCTGGCCCTTCTTGCCTTCCAGCGATTCCATCAGCGCGGTTTCTTCGCCGCAGATGTACGCGCCGGCGCCCAGCGCACCGTAGATGTCGATGTCCACGCCCGAGCCCATCACGTTCTTGCCCAGCCAGCCATTTGCATAGGCGTCGGCCAGGGCCTGCTCGAAGTGCTCGAACGGCTCGTGGTGGAACTCACCGCGCAGGTAGTTGTAACCCACCGTCGAACCGGTGGCGTAGCAGGCGATCGCCATGCCTTCCACCACCGAATGCGGGTTGTAGCGCAGGATGTCGCGGTCCTTGCAGGTGCCCGGCTCGGATTCGTCCGAGTTGCAGAGGATGTACTTCTGCATGTTGCCCTTGGGCATGAAGGACCACTTCAGGCCGGTCGGGAAGCCCGCGCCACCGCGGCCGCGCAGGCCCGAGGCCTTGACCATCTCGATGACCTGTTCCGGCGGGATCTTCTCTTCGAGGATCTTGCGCAGGGCGGCGTAGCCACCGGTCTTCAGGTAGCTTTCGTACGACCACGGGGTGTCGTAATGCAGGGTGGTGTAGACCACCTGGTGCGGCAGCGGCGCGGGGCCGACCGGACCCTTGGATTCGTGGTGATGTGCCATGCCCTTACTCCAGCCCGTCCAGCAGCTCGTCGACCTTTTCCAGGGTCAGACGCTCATGGTAGTGACCGTTGATGACCATCATCGGCGCGCCACCGCAGCCGGCCAGGCACTCTTCCTCGCGCTTGAGGTAGACGCGGCCGTCCGGGGTCGATTCACCGTGCTTGATGCCCAGCTTCTTCTCGCAATGGCGCACGATGTCCTCGGCGCCATTGAGCCAGCAGCTGATGTTGGTGCAGATGGCCACGTTGTTGCGGCCCACCTTCTCGGTCTCGAACATCGAGTAGAAGCTGGCGACCTCGTAGGCCCACACCGGCGGCAGATCAAGGTACTTGGCCACGCCGGCGATCAGCTCGTCGGTCAGCCAACCCTCGTTCTGCTCCTGGGCCGCATGCAGGCCCTGCAGCACGGCAGAGCGCTTGCGGTCCGGCGGGAACTTGGACAGCCAGTGATCGATGTGAGCGCGGGTCTTGTCGCTCAGCACCACCATCGGGTCGACGTCGCGCGCCGCCTCGAAATTACCTGTCGCCTTCATCGGCCGACCTCAGCGAAATGCATAACGTGAAATTGCAGAAACTGCGGCGCCGGCTTGCGCCGGCTGCCTGCAGCGGGCGTTGGCGTGGCGGACGGCATTACCGGTCAACCTCGCCGAACACCAGGTCGTAGGTACCGATCATCGCCACCACGTCGGCCAGCATGTGGCCGCGCACGACCGAATCGATCGAGGACAGGTGGGCGAAGCCCGGTGCGCGCAGGTGAACGCGGAACGGCTTGTTGGCGCCATCGGAGACCAGGTAGCAGCCGAACTCGCCCTTGGGCGCTTCCACTGCCGCGTAGGTTTCACCGGCCGGCACGCAATAGCCTTCGCTGAACAGCTTGAAGTGGTGGATCAGCGCTTCCATGTCGTCCTTCATGTCCTCACGCTTGGGCGGAGCGACCTTGAAGTTCTTGACCATGACCGGGCCTGGGTTGGCCTTCAGCCACGCCACGCACTGCTTGATGATGCGGTTGGACTCGCGCATTTCGGCAACGCGGACCAGGTAGCGGTCGTAGCAGTCGCCTTCCTTGCCCAGCGGGATGTCGAAATCGACGGCATCGTACTTGGCGTACGGGCGCTTCTTGCGCAGGTCCCAGGCGATGCCCGAGCCGCGCAGCATCACGCCGGTCATGCCCCACTGGTGGGCCAGCTCCGGAGTGACCACGCCGATGCCGACGGTACGCTGCTTCCAGATACGGTTGTCGGTCAGCAGGGTCTCGTATTCGTCGACACGACCCGGGAATTCGTTGGTGAAGTTTTCCAGGAAGTCCAGCAGCGAACCTTCACG from the Stenotrophomonas maltophilia genome contains:
- the nuoG gene encoding NADH-quinone oxidoreductase subunit NuoG; this translates as MSAQPVNPSVPPDHVTIEIDGKSLVVPKGSMIIQAADKAGISIPRFCYHEKLPIAANCRMCLVDVEKSPKPAPACATPVMDGMKVATRSEKALKFQRSVMEFLLINHPLDCPICDQGGECELQDVSLGYGRSVSRFNERKRVVPDEDMGPLVATEMTRCIQCTRCVRFTADVAGTYELGGMYRGENLQIGTYDGKPLTTELSGNVVDVCPVGALTNKVFQFRARPWELTARESLGYHDAMGSNLFLHVRRGEVLRTVPRDNEAVNECWLSDRDRYSHQGLYSEDRAVKPLRKVNGEWKEVSWAEGLAAAAEILKANQGDNLGVLVHPSTSNEEGALLARLAKGLGSSNIDHRINNRDFSDAATAEVFGLPLAEIEGADRIVVLGSNIRHELPLLHARLRKAQTTNGAKIHVVNPVDFDFAFSIAGKQIVAPSKFVDALANAELRSAVQGGNNTVLIVGGIAENHPQAAAIRAAARDFAAATGAKLCRIPQGANAVGLTRAGVLPAGKDVAAMLAQPRQAYVVYGLEPGLDFADAPAARKALVGAKVVAFSQFACVSTRDVADVILPIGALPEIDATLTNLDGREQSARAGGKLPGEAREGWRVLRALGGEMALAGFDFTDLAGLRASLAPVSVSVAASAQPAVAGEGLEVASTAAIYRTDAVVRRAPALQSHPLNNAPRIVLNAEDAARLQLQEGQMAKVGTDAGKATLPVVVDARVAAGSVWIESGHGATAPLGAARVTVVAA
- the nuoF gene encoding NADH-quinone oxidoreductase subunit NuoF, encoding MAHHHESKGPVGPAPLPHQVVYTTLHYDTPWSYESYLKTGGYAALRKILEEKIPPEQVIEMVKASGLRGRGGAGFPTGLKWSFMPKGNMQKYILCNSDESEPGTCKDRDILRYNPHSVVEGMAIACYATGSTVGYNYLRGEFHHEPFEHFEQALADAYANGWLGKNVMGSGVDIDIYGALGAGAYICGEETALMESLEGKKGQPRYKPPFPANFGLYGKPSTINNTETYGSVPAIIRNGPEWFKGLSLTANGGPKCFSVSGCVQNGGNFEVPLGTTFDDLLEMAGGLRPGRTLKGAIPGGVSMPVLTAAELKGLPMDYDTIRALGSGLGSGAVVVLDDSVCCVKFACRISQFFHKESCGQCTPCREGTGWMHRVLERIVAGKATMEDLHQLKAVAGQIEGHTICAFGEAAAWPIQGFLRQFWDEFEYYIVNGHSMVDGKKVEAAAA
- the nuoE gene encoding NADH-quinone oxidoreductase subunit NuoE, coding for MKATGNFEAARDVDPMVVLSDKTRAHIDHWLSKFPPDRKRSAVLQGLHAAQEQNEGWLTDELIAGVAKYLDLPPVWAYEVASFYSMFETEKVGRNNVAICTNISCWLNGAEDIVRHCEKKLGIKHGESTPDGRVYLKREEECLAGCGGAPMMVINGHYHERLTLEKVDELLDGLE
- a CDS encoding NADH-quinone oxidoreductase subunit D; its protein translation is MSHVHQAGEAFASNAAESRQEIRNYTMNFGPQHPAAHGVLRLILEMDGETIMRADPHVGLLHRGTEKLAESKPFNQSIGYMDRLDYVSMMCNEHAYVRAIETLMGIEAPERAQYIRTMYDEITRILNHLMWLGSNALDLGAMAVMLYAFREREELMDCYEAVSGARMHAAYYRPGGVYRDLPDHMPKYKESRWHKGKALKQLNASREGSLLDFLENFTNEFPGRVDEYETLLTDNRIWKQRTVGIGVVTPELAHQWGMTGVMLRGSGIAWDLRKKRPYAKYDAVDFDIPLGKEGDCYDRYLVRVAEMRESNRIIKQCVAWLKANPGPVMVKNFKVAPPKREDMKDDMEALIHHFKLFSEGYCVPAGETYAAVEAPKGEFGCYLVSDGANKPFRVHLRAPGFAHLSSIDSVVRGHMLADVVAMIGTYDLVFGEVDR